One part of the Flavobacterium johnsoniae UW101 genome encodes these proteins:
- a CDS encoding isoaspartyl peptidase/L-asparaginase family protein, whose amino-acid sequence MSNRRDFIKKAALGAAAVSSVGFSGFAKEKEDEKEGALEFPSKKVKKPVVISTWNHGLPANKETWKELKAGKSALDAIEAGMKIPEADPNVRSVGYGGYPDREGKVTLDACIMDHNSNCGSVCFLQGIMHPISVAKRVLQNTPHVMLAGQGALQFALSEGFKEENLLTPESEKDWKKWLEDSKYKPVINIENHDTISMLMLDQDGNLSGGCTTSGAAWKMHGRVGDSPIIGAGLFLDNEVGAAAATGLGEAVIRTAGSAMVVELMRQGKSPYDACKEITERIYNKHKNHKDMEYLQVGFIALNKNGEYAGYSLRSGFNYAVSDDEKGHRMEDAKFKMSWDK is encoded by the coding sequence ATGTCAAATAGAAGAGATTTTATCAAAAAAGCAGCTTTAGGCGCAGCAGCCGTAAGTTCAGTAGGATTTAGCGGATTTGCAAAAGAGAAAGAAGATGAAAAAGAAGGCGCATTAGAATTTCCTTCAAAAAAAGTAAAAAAACCGGTTGTTATTTCGACATGGAACCACGGTTTACCCGCGAATAAAGAGACCTGGAAAGAATTAAAAGCCGGAAAATCTGCCTTAGACGCGATTGAAGCCGGTATGAAAATTCCTGAAGCAGATCCGAATGTCCGCAGTGTTGGTTATGGAGGATATCCGGATCGCGAAGGAAAAGTAACTCTTGATGCCTGTATTATGGACCACAACAGCAATTGCGGTTCGGTTTGTTTTTTACAAGGTATTATGCATCCTATTTCTGTAGCCAAAAGGGTATTACAAAATACGCCACACGTAATGCTTGCCGGACAAGGCGCATTGCAGTTTGCTTTATCAGAAGGTTTTAAAGAAGAAAATTTACTAACTCCGGAATCTGAAAAAGACTGGAAAAAATGGCTGGAAGATTCTAAATACAAACCAGTTATTAATATAGAAAATCACGACACCATAAGTATGCTAATGTTGGATCAAGACGGAAATCTTTCGGGAGGGTGTACCACCAGTGGTGCTGCCTGGAAGATGCACGGCCGCGTCGGTGACTCCCCAATAATCGGCGCGGGTCTTTTTCTGGATAACGAAGTAGGTGCTGCGGCCGCTACAGGTTTAGGCGAAGCAGTAATTAGAACAGCAGGAAGTGCCATGGTTGTAGAATTAATGCGTCAGGGAAAATCGCCTTATGATGCCTGCAAAGAAATCACAGAGCGTATTTACAACAAACACAAAAACCACAAAGACATGGAGTATCTGCAAGTTGGATTTATTGCCTTAAATAAAAACGGCGAATATGCAGGTTACAGTTTGAGATCTGGTTTTAATTATGCCGTTTCTGATGATGAAAAAGGACACAGAATGGAAGACGCTAAATTTAAAATGTCGTGGGATAAATAA
- a CDS encoding glycoside hydrolase family 2 TIM barrel-domain containing protein: protein MKKTVSILTLLLTTALSVNAQEKVPFWQNEKINEDNREPMHAAYYVFENETLAAKNEWRQSKNYLDINGAWKFKYVENPAALPKDFEKTNFDDKSWDNFKIPASWDVNGYGYPVYVNTTYDFDYLMAPNPPFVPTKYNPTGVYRREINIDKSWEGKDIFLHIGTAKSNLTVWVNGIYVGYGEDGKLPSEFKLNKYVKTGKNTIALQVMKWNDGSYLECQDMWRMSGITRDSYLVARNKAHLNDFEIIPDLDENYVNGSLKISTQFSNLNTKDSYTLDVQLKDGDKVITSKVITASNEKQTFDFKVENPKKWSAEIPNLYQVRFILKDKKGNIIEVINHNVGFRKVEIKGGQLLVNGKAIYIKGVNRHEVDPITGQTISRERMEQDIKLMKEFNINAVRMSHYPNDEYFYELCDKYGIYVVDEANIESHGMGYDITKTLGNRPDWELAHIERMQRMIERDKNHTSIIIWSMGNEAGNGYNFYRGYLWIKNRDKSRPIQYERATAGAWDGKDLKFEWDSDIIDPMYSSPNKMEEYILANPNPSRPYIQCEYAHAMGNSMGNFKDYWDVIRKYPNFQGGFIWDMIDQSVYKKLDNGTTILAYGGDFGPKDVKSDNNFVNNGVFTVDRKPNPHAFEVKNVHQNIHTSWENQETATIKVYNEFSFKDLSNVTLHWELFLDGVKDATGIIDYLAIDPTQSKTYTLPIKLGDKKFQEAFINISYQLKQEEPFLPKGFEIATEQLAYKGTWKNDISVKGDGKITVEKKVNATVFKSDKTEITFDKKTGFISGYSFNNQPIIKEGYQLRPNFWRAPNDNDFGANFQVNLKAWKDATENPTLVNWTFTPSKDNKVVVKATYSLPQVSSTLELNYEFNGNGELAVKEVLNIDKNKEQPILPRFGMEVIVPRDFSNMTYYGRGPHENYIDRNYSSKVGLYTQTVSEQYYPYIRPQETGNKTDVRFLELSGDKLKLTVTSDELLAVTALHFLNEDLDDGLQKDQRHAAELKERDLTSLKIDSKQMGVGGIDSWQAWPMEKYLLRGKNYQYQFKITPSLK from the coding sequence ATGAAAAAAACAGTATCCATATTAACCTTATTACTTACTACAGCATTATCTGTTAACGCACAGGAAAAAGTTCCGTTTTGGCAGAATGAGAAAATCAATGAAGATAATAGAGAGCCCATGCACGCCGCCTATTATGTTTTTGAAAATGAAACATTAGCTGCTAAAAACGAATGGAGACAATCTAAAAATTACTTAGACATTAACGGAGCCTGGAAATTTAAATATGTTGAAAATCCGGCTGCGCTTCCAAAAGATTTTGAGAAAACCAATTTTGACGATAAAAGCTGGGATAATTTTAAAATTCCGGCAAGCTGGGATGTAAACGGATATGGATATCCGGTTTATGTAAATACAACTTACGATTTTGATTATTTAATGGCGCCAAATCCGCCGTTTGTGCCAACAAAATATAATCCTACAGGAGTTTACAGACGAGAAATCAACATTGACAAATCGTGGGAAGGAAAAGATATTTTTCTTCATATTGGTACAGCTAAATCAAATTTAACGGTATGGGTAAATGGTATTTATGTAGGTTATGGAGAAGATGGAAAATTACCATCTGAATTCAAATTAAACAAATATGTAAAAACCGGAAAAAATACAATTGCACTTCAGGTAATGAAATGGAATGACGGTTCGTATTTAGAATGTCAGGACATGTGGAGAATGAGCGGTATTACCCGTGATTCTTATTTAGTTGCCAGAAACAAAGCGCATTTAAATGACTTTGAAATTATTCCGGATTTAGATGAAAATTACGTAAACGGAAGTTTGAAAATCTCAACTCAATTTTCAAATTTAAATACAAAAGACAGTTACACTTTAGACGTTCAATTAAAAGACGGAGACAAAGTTATTACTTCAAAAGTTATTACAGCTTCAAACGAAAAACAAACGTTTGATTTTAAAGTAGAAAATCCAAAGAAATGGAGTGCAGAGATTCCGAATTTATATCAGGTACGTTTTATTCTAAAAGATAAAAAAGGGAATATAATTGAAGTTATCAATCACAACGTTGGATTTAGAAAAGTAGAAATTAAAGGCGGACAGCTTTTAGTAAACGGAAAAGCGATTTACATAAAAGGAGTAAACCGTCATGAAGTAGATCCAATTACAGGACAGACAATTTCAAGAGAAAGAATGGAACAGGATATTAAATTGATGAAAGAATTTAATATCAATGCCGTGAGAATGTCGCATTATCCAAATGACGAATATTTCTACGAATTATGCGATAAATACGGAATTTATGTGGTTGATGAAGCCAATATAGAATCGCACGGAATGGGTTATGATATTACCAAAACGCTTGGTAATAGACCAGACTGGGAACTGGCGCACATTGAGCGTATGCAGCGTATGATCGAAAGAGATAAAAACCACACATCAATCATTATCTGGAGTATGGGTAACGAAGCCGGAAACGGTTACAACTTTTACAGAGGATATTTGTGGATTAAAAACCGTGATAAATCAAGACCAATTCAGTACGAAAGAGCAACTGCGGGCGCTTGGGACGGAAAAGATTTAAAATTCGAATGGGATTCTGATATTATCGACCCAATGTACAGTTCTCCAAACAAAATGGAAGAATATATTCTGGCAAATCCAAACCCGTCAAGACCTTACATTCAGTGCGAATATGCGCATGCAATGGGAAATTCAATGGGGAATTTTAAAGATTACTGGGATGTAATTCGTAAATATCCAAACTTTCAGGGTGGTTTCATTTGGGACATGATCGATCAGTCAGTTTATAAAAAACTGGATAACGGAACTACAATTTTAGCTTACGGAGGAGATTTTGGACCTAAAGACGTAAAAAGCGATAACAACTTTGTAAACAACGGAGTTTTTACAGTAGACAGAAAACCAAATCCTCATGCTTTTGAAGTAAAAAATGTGCATCAAAATATTCACACTTCTTGGGAAAATCAGGAAACTGCGACTATAAAAGTATACAATGAATTTTCATTTAAAGACTTGAGCAATGTTACTTTACATTGGGAATTGTTTTTAGACGGAGTTAAAGATGCAACAGGAATTATCGATTATCTAGCGATTGATCCAACGCAGTCAAAAACCTATACACTGCCAATTAAATTAGGTGATAAAAAGTTTCAGGAAGCTTTTATCAACATTAGTTATCAGTTAAAACAAGAAGAACCATTTTTACCAAAAGGATTCGAAATTGCAACAGAACAACTGGCTTACAAAGGAACGTGGAAAAATGATATTAGTGTAAAAGGAGATGGAAAAATTACAGTTGAGAAAAAAGTAAATGCAACCGTTTTTAAAAGCGATAAAACTGAAATTACTTTCGACAAGAAAACCGGATTTATCAGCGGTTATTCATTCAATAATCAGCCGATAATAAAAGAAGGATACCAATTACGCCCGAATTTCTGGAGAGCACCAAATGATAATGATTTTGGCGCTAATTTTCAGGTAAATTTAAAAGCATGGAAAGATGCAACAGAAAATCCAACATTGGTAAACTGGACATTTACGCCATCAAAAGACAATAAAGTTGTAGTAAAAGCAACTTACAGCTTACCGCAGGTTTCTTCGACTTTAGAATTGAATTATGAATTTAACGGAAACGGAGAATTAGCGGTAAAAGAAGTTTTAAATATTGATAAAAACAAAGAACAGCCTATCTTGCCAAGATTTGGAATGGAAGTAATTGTTCCTAGAGATTTTAGCAATATGACCTATTACGGAAGAGGCCCTCACGAAAATTACATTGACAGAAATTACAGTTCAAAAGTGGGATTGTATACACAAACAGTTTCAGAGCAGTATTATCCATACATCCGTCCGCAGGAAACCGGAAATAAAACCGATGTGCGTTTCTTAGAATTATCAGGCGATAAATTAAAATTAACCGTAACATCTGACGAATTATTGGCCGTAACTGCTTTACATTTCTTAAACGAAGATTTAGACGACGGACTGCAGAAAGACCAAAGACACGCTGCCGAATTGAAAGAAAGAGATTTAACAAGTTTAAAAATCGATTCGAAACAAATGGGAGTAGGAGGAATAGACAGCTGGCAGGCATGGCCAATGGAAAAATATCTTTTGAGAGGAAAAAATTATCAGTATCAATTTAAAATAACACCATCATTAAAATAA
- a CDS encoding glycoside hydrolase family 20 protein, translating into MRIIKSYLIIGFLALVTSSYAQKVFTEKDIRIIPKPTQTLIKTGVFEFNKDTKFVTGNDFQKDAANALASKLAIAAGWKPETTTKAPASNFVQFKTDPNLKNEAYILDVNPNSIVISAKGNTGFLYGLESIRQLLPEAIESQYAVTSAKWQIPSLTINDEPRFKWRGLMLDLSRHFFDKNYILTTIDRLAMHKMNVLHLHLVDDQGWRIEIKKYPKLTEVGAWRVDQENLSWNARLAVSADQKGTYGGFFTQDELREIVKYAATKGIEVIPEIEMPAHVSSAIASYPELACFDQKIGVPSGGVWPLTDIYCAGKETTFEFLQNVIDEVITIFPSKYIHIGGDEATKTNWAKCPHCQKRIKDEHLKSVDELQSYFVKRMEKYINSKGKKVIGWDEILEGGLAPDATVMSWRGTKGGIEAADQGHDVIMTPETPCYFNFYQGPQNEEPLAFDAYNPLNEVYKFDPVVPTMTPQEAGHVLGGQANLWAEHISGPKDSEYMIFPRLAALSETLWSPKEKRNWNDFTTRLFSMFKRYDYQGLNYAKSAYLVTASSTADLANKQVKVELKNEFPNPDIRYVLGDKNIDHHAVKYTSPIEFKETTVLKASLFQDEKPVGKTFTDTIIFHKAVAHKVKYLTPFNQSYKGDANTMVNTIRGSKNFHDGQWQAWLVNDMELVIDFEKQESIEQVIVGTLESQGAGVNFPIEVKVLVSNDGIKYKQVGKITRPYAVNAVPELKDFKINFQKQNARFVKVIAGNLKKSPKGESSWLFVDEILVN; encoded by the coding sequence ATGAGAATTATAAAATCTTATTTGATAATCGGTTTTCTTGCTCTTGTAACTTCTTCGTATGCACAGAAAGTTTTCACAGAGAAAGACATTCGTATCATTCCAAAACCAACTCAGACTCTAATAAAAACCGGTGTTTTTGAATTTAATAAAGATACAAAGTTTGTTACCGGAAATGATTTCCAAAAAGACGCTGCGAATGCTTTGGCTTCTAAATTAGCCATTGCAGCAGGATGGAAACCAGAAACAACAACAAAAGCTCCGGCAAGTAATTTTGTTCAGTTTAAAACAGATCCAAACTTAAAAAATGAAGCTTATATTTTAGACGTAAATCCAAATAGTATTGTTATTTCGGCTAAAGGAAATACAGGTTTTTTATACGGTCTGGAAAGCATCAGACAATTACTTCCTGAAGCAATCGAAAGCCAATATGCCGTAACATCTGCAAAATGGCAGATTCCAAGTTTAACGATAAATGATGAACCTCGATTTAAATGGAGAGGTTTAATGCTGGATTTATCACGTCATTTCTTCGATAAAAATTATATTCTGACTACAATTGATCGTTTGGCAATGCACAAAATGAATGTTTTGCATTTGCATTTAGTAGACGATCAGGGCTGGAGAATCGAAATTAAAAAATATCCAAAACTAACAGAAGTCGGAGCCTGGAGAGTTGATCAGGAAAACTTGTCTTGGAACGCCAGACTTGCTGTAAGTGCAGATCAAAAAGGAACTTACGGGGGATTTTTTACGCAGGACGAATTAAGAGAAATTGTAAAATATGCTGCAACAAAAGGCATCGAAGTAATTCCTGAAATCGAAATGCCTGCTCACGTAAGCAGTGCCATTGCATCATATCCTGAACTGGCTTGTTTTGATCAGAAAATTGGAGTTCCTTCTGGCGGAGTTTGGCCTTTAACAGATATTTATTGTGCAGGAAAAGAAACTACGTTTGAGTTTTTACAAAATGTAATCGATGAAGTAATTACCATTTTCCCTTCAAAATATATTCATATTGGAGGAGATGAAGCGACTAAAACCAATTGGGCAAAATGTCCGCACTGCCAAAAAAGAATTAAAGATGAACACTTAAAAAGTGTAGACGAATTACAAAGTTATTTTGTAAAACGTATGGAAAAATACATCAATTCTAAAGGCAAAAAAGTAATTGGCTGGGATGAAATTTTAGAAGGAGGTCTGGCTCCGGATGCAACAGTAATGAGCTGGAGAGGAACAAAAGGCGGAATTGAAGCGGCAGATCAGGGACACGATGTTATTATGACTCCTGAAACACCTTGTTATTTCAACTTTTATCAAGGTCCGCAAAACGAAGAACCTTTAGCTTTTGATGCTTATAACCCGTTAAATGAAGTTTACAAATTTGATCCTGTAGTGCCGACTATGACTCCTCAGGAAGCTGGACACGTTTTAGGCGGACAGGCAAATTTATGGGCAGAACATATTTCTGGGCCAAAAGATTCTGAGTATATGATTTTTCCAAGATTAGCCGCGTTATCAGAAACATTATGGAGTCCGAAAGAAAAGCGTAATTGGAATGATTTTACAACAAGATTATTCTCAATGTTCAAGCGTTATGATTATCAAGGATTAAATTATGCAAAAAGCGCTTATTTGGTAACCGCTTCTTCTACTGCAGATTTAGCTAACAAACAAGTGAAAGTGGAATTAAAGAATGAATTTCCAAATCCGGATATCCGTTATGTTTTAGGAGATAAAAATATAGATCATCACGCTGTAAAATATACAAGTCCAATTGAGTTTAAAGAAACAACTGTTTTAAAAGCTTCTTTGTTTCAGGATGAAAAACCAGTTGGAAAAACATTCACAGACACGATTATTTTCCATAAAGCTGTTGCACACAAAGTTAAGTACTTAACGCCTTTTAATCAAAGTTACAAAGGAGATGCCAATACGATGGTTAATACAATTAGAGGAAGTAAAAATTTCCATGACGGACAATGGCAGGCTTGGCTTGTAAACGATATGGAGCTGGTAATTGATTTCGAAAAACAGGAAAGTATCGAGCAGGTAATCGTAGGAACTTTAGAAAGTCAGGGCGCTGGAGTTAATTTTCCAATCGAAGTAAAAGTACTGGTTTCTAATGACGGAATTAAATACAAGCAAGTTGGAAAAATAACACGTCCGTATGCAGTAAATGCTGTTCCTGAACTGAAAGATTTTAAAATCAATTTTCAGAAACAAAACGCACGCTTTGTTAAAGTGATTGCAGGCAACTTAAAGAAAAGTCCTAAAGGAGAAAGCTCTTGGTTATTCGTAGATGAAATTCTAGTAAACTAA
- a CDS encoding alpha-L-fucosidase → MKRGIFIIALLFSVQMFSQAIYEDERYVPETDPAVLKNLDEWQGKKFGLLMHWGTYSQWGIVESWSICPEDYGWCERKKGSNPSNYNDYIKDYEGLRKTFNPVKFNPEKWAKAAKYAGMKYMVFTTKHHDGFNMYDTKYSDYKITSKDVPFHTNPKADVLKEIFNSFRGEGISTGAYFSKPDWHNENYWDPYFPPFDRNVNYDPSLYPEKWQKYVDFTHNQILEILTNYGKVDILWLDGGWVRKRDQVNIKENYDEKFTENESKNGFIKHRVVDQDPKMDELVVKARQKQPGLIVVDRAVHGKNQNYLTPEGRVPAKTLPYPWESCIPAGGGWSYSPGAEYMTGRQGIHMLVDIVAKGGNLLLNIAPSPEGEWDKGAYDLLQAYGDWMKVNSTAIYNTKPIEPYKEENICFTQNKTGNVFAFYLAKEGENKIPAEVTVKSISPKKGTKITMLGSKTSLKWTKEGNGFKVIIPESLRNNLPAKEAWTLKIEAINR, encoded by the coding sequence ATGAAAAGAGGGATATTTATAATCGCATTATTATTTTCCGTTCAAATGTTTTCGCAGGCCATTTATGAAGATGAGCGATATGTACCGGAAACAGATCCGGCAGTGTTGAAAAACTTAGACGAGTGGCAGGGCAAAAAATTTGGTCTGTTAATGCACTGGGGAACTTACAGCCAATGGGGAATTGTAGAATCTTGGTCTATCTGTCCAGAAGATTACGGATGGTGTGAACGTAAAAAAGGAAGCAATCCGTCTAATTATAATGATTATATTAAAGATTACGAAGGATTAAGAAAAACATTTAATCCTGTAAAATTTAATCCGGAAAAATGGGCAAAAGCAGCTAAATATGCCGGAATGAAATACATGGTTTTTACAACAAAACACCATGACGGATTTAATATGTATGATACTAAATATTCTGATTACAAAATCACGAGCAAAGATGTTCCTTTTCATACCAACCCAAAAGCAGATGTTTTAAAAGAAATTTTCAACTCGTTTAGAGGAGAAGGTATTTCAACAGGAGCTTATTTCTCTAAACCAGACTGGCATAATGAAAACTACTGGGATCCATACTTTCCTCCTTTCGACAGAAACGTAAACTACGATCCGTCATTATATCCAGAAAAATGGCAGAAATATGTTGATTTCACTCACAACCAAATCTTAGAGATCTTAACAAACTACGGTAAAGTTGATATTTTATGGTTAGATGGAGGATGGGTTAGAAAAAGAGACCAGGTTAACATCAAAGAAAACTACGACGAGAAATTTACTGAAAACGAATCTAAAAACGGTTTCATCAAACACAGAGTTGTAGATCAGGATCCTAAAATGGACGAATTAGTTGTAAAAGCGCGTCAAAAACAACCAGGTTTAATCGTGGTGGATAGAGCGGTTCACGGTAAAAACCAAAACTATTTAACTCCAGAAGGACGTGTTCCTGCAAAAACATTGCCTTATCCTTGGGAATCTTGTATTCCAGCCGGCGGTGGATGGTCATATTCTCCAGGAGCTGAATACATGACAGGAAGACAAGGTATTCACATGTTGGTTGATATTGTAGCAAAAGGCGGAAACTTGTTATTAAACATTGCGCCAAGTCCGGAAGGAGAATGGGATAAAGGAGCTTACGATTTATTACAGGCTTATGGTGACTGGATGAAAGTAAACAGCACAGCGATTTACAACACAAAACCAATCGAACCTTATAAAGAAGAAAATATTTGCTTTACACAAAATAAAACAGGAAATGTATTTGCATTTTATTTAGCTAAAGAAGGAGAAAATAAAATTCCTGCAGAAGTTACTGTAAAATCGATCAGCCCGAAAAAAGGAACAAAAATTACGATGTTAGGTTCTAAAACTTCTTTAAAATGGACAAAAGAAGGAAACGGATTTAAAGTAATTATTCCAGAAAGCTTAAGAAATAATCTTCCTGCAAAAGAAGCGTGGACTTTAAAAATAGAAGCGATCAACAGATAA
- a CDS encoding GH92 family glycosyl hydrolase — protein MVLNTNKFKTACILYMLFFSIMIFAQQPADFVNPIIGTSNYGAAFPGPIAPRGMASISPFNVAGVKNTPMEKDSQWLSNPYVNENTFLTGFSQVNLSGVGCPDLGVILLMPTTGNVEIDHLKYGSTYSNEVAKAAYYSVNIDKYNVKGEFTASKRVGISRFTFPKGQSNILLNLGLGLTNEEGAMVKVVSSTEIEGMRSVGSFCYNSPEDAYPVYFVAQFSKPADKFGVWKKPAKYNGVEAQWMGYNGKTRIMENTIKTVVGDSIGSYFTYKFDKQETVEVKIGISYVSIENARENLAKEVGNRSFDAIYKETYNEWNEELSKILVEGGSKDDNTIFYTALYHTLIHPNTLNDINGQYPVIKRSRIAKTDDTRYTVFSLWDTYRNVHPLMSLVYPKQQSDMVKSMLTMFDENGWLPKWELNSTETFTMVGDPASIVITDTYLKGIHDFDVQKAYYAMLKGADQVENNPLRPGLKDYIKKGYLTTDNKGPVSTTQEYNISDYSISLMANEFGDKDNVKRFKERSLSYRKLFDKNLNLLRPRTPDGKWYEPFDPASGANFEENVGFIEGNAWQYAFMVPHDINGLKKLMGGDQAFSAQLQKIFDTKQFDMANEPDIANPYLFNYVKGEEYKAQENVKRLVREYFKNEPKGLPGNDDTGTMSAWLVYSMMGIYPISPGDPIYTITTPMFHRVTIKLDPRYYKKESIVIERQENNGGKINSIELNGKTHNSFFISHDDFVNGTKLKVIQN, from the coding sequence ATGGTTTTAAATACAAACAAATTTAAAACAGCATGTATTTTATACATGCTGTTTTTTAGCATCATGATTTTTGCGCAGCAACCTGCCGATTTTGTTAATCCAATAATTGGAACTTCCAATTATGGTGCGGCTTTTCCAGGCCCAATCGCTCCGCGCGGTATGGCAAGTATCAGTCCTTTTAATGTGGCTGGAGTAAAAAATACTCCAATGGAAAAAGATAGTCAATGGCTTTCAAATCCGTATGTAAATGAAAATACCTTTTTGACAGGATTTAGTCAAGTGAATTTAAGCGGAGTTGGCTGTCCAGATTTGGGTGTTATTTTATTGATGCCGACAACTGGAAATGTAGAAATCGATCATTTAAAATACGGTTCTACTTATTCTAATGAAGTTGCAAAAGCTGCGTATTACAGCGTAAACATTGACAAATACAACGTTAAAGGTGAATTTACAGCTTCAAAACGAGTTGGGATTAGCAGATTCACTTTCCCGAAAGGGCAGTCTAATATTTTATTAAATCTTGGTTTAGGATTAACAAACGAAGAAGGAGCAATGGTAAAAGTCGTTTCTTCGACAGAAATTGAAGGAATGCGTTCAGTTGGTTCATTTTGTTACAATAGTCCAGAAGATGCTTACCCAGTTTATTTTGTGGCTCAATTTTCTAAACCTGCAGATAAATTTGGAGTTTGGAAAAAACCTGCAAAATACAACGGCGTTGAAGCGCAGTGGATGGGTTACAACGGAAAAACGAGAATAATGGAAAATACAATCAAAACCGTTGTGGGGGATAGTATTGGAAGTTATTTTACCTATAAATTCGATAAACAAGAAACGGTTGAAGTGAAGATTGGAATTTCGTACGTAAGTATCGAAAATGCCCGTGAAAACTTAGCAAAAGAAGTTGGTAACAGATCTTTTGATGCAATTTATAAAGAAACCTACAACGAATGGAATGAAGAATTGTCTAAAATTTTGGTTGAAGGTGGTTCAAAAGATGACAATACAATTTTCTACACAGCTTTGTATCACACTTTAATTCACCCAAATACTTTAAATGATATTAACGGACAATATCCCGTAATCAAAAGAAGTAGAATTGCTAAAACCGATGACACCCGTTATACCGTATTTTCTTTATGGGATACGTACCGAAATGTACATCCATTGATGTCTTTGGTTTATCCAAAACAGCAATCTGATATGGTAAAAAGTATGTTGACTATGTTTGATGAAAACGGCTGGTTACCCAAATGGGAATTGAACTCAACAGAAACTTTTACTATGGTGGGAGATCCTGCAAGTATTGTAATTACAGATACGTATTTAAAAGGAATTCATGATTTTGATGTTCAGAAAGCGTATTACGCGATGCTGAAAGGAGCAGATCAGGTTGAAAATAATCCGCTTCGTCCGGGATTGAAAGATTATATCAAAAAAGGATATTTGACAACCGATAATAAAGGCCCGGTTTCTACTACTCAGGAATACAATATTTCAGATTATTCTATTTCGCTTATGGCCAACGAATTCGGTGACAAAGACAATGTAAAACGTTTTAAAGAACGTTCATTATCCTACAGAAAATTATTCGATAAAAACTTAAATCTGCTTCGACCAAGAACTCCTGACGGAAAATGGTACGAGCCATTTGATCCTGCATCTGGAGCCAATTTTGAAGAAAATGTTGGTTTTATCGAAGGAAATGCCTGGCAGTATGCATTTATGGTTCCTCACGATATTAACGGATTAAAGAAATTAATGGGAGGTGATCAGGCTTTTTCGGCACAATTGCAGAAAATTTTCGACACCAAACAATTTGATATGGCAAACGAACCAGACATTGCCAATCCGTATTTATTCAATTATGTAAAAGGAGAAGAATACAAAGCACAGGAAAATGTAAAAAGATTGGTTCGCGAATATTTCAAAAATGAACCAAAAGGATTACCAGGAAATGACGATACAGGAACAATGTCGGCCTGGTTGGTGTATTCGATGATGGGAATTTATCCAATATCTCCGGGAGATCCAATTTATACCATTACAACCCCAATGTTTCATAGAGTGACGATCAAATTAGATCCAAGATATTATAAAAAAGAAAGCATCGTAATTGAAAGACAAGAAAATAATGGTGGGAAAATCAATTCGATTGAACTAAACGGAAAAACACATAACAGCTTTTTTATTTCGCACGATGATTTTGTGAATGGAACAAAGCTTAAAGTGATTCAAAATTAA